Proteins encoded together in one Lathyrus oleraceus cultivar Zhongwan6 chromosome 5, CAAS_Psat_ZW6_1.0, whole genome shotgun sequence window:
- the LOC127081820 gene encoding uncharacterized protein LOC127081820 codes for MAEQEQEMERFIEELTDLRRNIGQIMEILQEICAKIDTQPTIVLEIVNPVINPQPEVTTPATWPSFGLPRGFVPPPQGQSTQHTVPLTTKVNQVIPTFAPTSMHTRVQPYFDDHQQVYDIPDMYEEGDERHEKLRENFETIEKRLREMKGDQIFGDAAREIYLVSGLVIPAKFNTPNLDQYEGDTCPKSHLIMYYRKMATHMDNEKLMIHYFQDSLKGASSKWYLTLNQTRIRCFKDLSDAFIKQYKYNMDIDPDRRQLLSMSQKDYESFKEYAQRWRGTVSQVEPPLTEKELVDWFVDTMQP; via the coding sequence ATGGCCGAGCAAGAGCAAGAGATGGAAAGATTCATCGAAGAGCTTACAGATCTACGTAGGAATATAGGTCAAATCATGGAGATTTTGCAAGAAATATGTGCAAAGATAGATACTCAACCCACAATTGTTCTTGAGATCGTCAATCCGGTGATTAATCCTCAGCCAGAAGTTACTACTCCAGCAACTTGGCCTTCCTTTGGTCTTCCTCGTGGTTTTGTGCCTCCTCCTCAAGGACAGTCCACTCAGCATACAGTTCCACTAACTACTAAAGTTAATCAAGTTATTCCCACTTTTGCACCCACTTCCATGCACACTCGAGTTCAACCGTACTTCGATGATCATCAACAAGTGTATGATATACCTGATATGTATGAAGAAGGTGATGAAAGACATGAAAAACTGAGAGAAAATTTTGAAACTATTGAGAAAAGGCTGAGAGAAATGAAAGGTGATCAGATCTTTGGTGATGCTGCTAGAGAAATATACCTTGTATCTGGATTGGTGATCCCCGCAAAATTCAATACACCCAACCTTGATCAATATGAAGGAGATACTTGTCCCAAAAGTCATCTCATCATGTACTACAGAAAGATGGCAACTCACATGGACAATGAAAAACTTAtgatccactatttccaagacagtttgaaAGGTGCCTCTTCCAAATGGTACTTGACCCTTAATCAGACTCGCATCCGTTGTTTCAAAGATCTGTCTGATGCTTTCAtcaaacaatacaagtacaacatggatataGATCCTGATAGAAGGCAATTATTGAGCATGTCCCAAAaagattatgaatcctttaaagaatatgcacaaaggtggagaggAACTGTATCTCAAGTGGAACCTCCATTAACTGAAAAAGAATTGGTGGATTGGTTCGTCGACACTATGCAACCATAA